From one Acinonyx jubatus isolate Ajub_Pintada_27869175 chromosome B1, VMU_Ajub_asm_v1.0, whole genome shotgun sequence genomic stretch:
- the LOC106986669 gene encoding cytochrome c oxidase subunit 7B2, mitochondrial, with product MMFPLTRNALRRFKIRSIQQIRQSHEKHSPDFHDKYGNTVLASGSAFCVVAWVFTATQIGIEWNLSPVGRVTPEEWNDK from the coding sequence ATGATGTTTCCCTTGACCAGAAATGCACTAAGAAGGTTCAAGATTCGAAGCATTCAACAAATTAGACAAAGCCATGAAAAACACTCACCAGATTTTCATGACAAATATGGTAATACTGTGCTGGCCAGTGGAAGCGCTTTCTGTGTTGTTGCATGGGTGTTTACAGCCACACAGATTGGAATAGAATGGAACCTGTCTCCTGTTGGCAGAGTCACCCCAGAAGAGTGGAATGATAAATAA